One Rouxiella sp. S1S-2 genomic window, CGACAGCGAGCTGGCCCAAAACCGTTGCGCCTGAGCGTGCAGTACGCTGAGAATGTCCATCAGCATCTTGTTGCCGGCAATTTTGGCCAATTGCTGATGAAATTGGTTGTCCAGCAACATCATCCCATCCCGGTCGCGCTGTTGGGTTGCCACTTCAATTTGCTGGTTTATCGCTTCAAGGCTGGCAATGTCCTGCGCTGAAATACGCGAACTGGCGAGACGCATGCACAGCATTTCATTGGCCAATCGAACCTCAATCAACTCCAGTGCGTCATCGACAGACAGCGGCGACACCATCACTCCTTTGCGCGGAATAATCTGCAGCAGCCCTTCGTTAGACAGACGGTGGATTGCCTGATTAATCGGCGTGCGTCCCATTGCCAGGTCATTCATTACCTGAGCAGTATTTAAATATTCACCCGGTTTGTAGCTTAGGGTGACCAGCGCCTGCTTAAAACGACGATACGCCTGCTCGTTTAACGATAATCCTGACTCTTCATTCACCGCTCTTTCCTGCGTTTCTGTGACATCAGTCTTCACATCCAGCTCCTGCTGAAAAGATTTTTAGACATTCTACACAAAAACATGGCACGGAAATCGCTTATTTAATGAATGAAGTTATAGTGAAATTTCACTGTGTTTTTAAAAAGAATGCAATAAAGAGGATTTACCCGATGAAACTTACCTTTAGCCTGCCTGCCATTTTAGCCACTGAAAAGCCTGCCAGCCCAAGCGCAGCAACCCTTGAGGTCGAGATAGACAGGCTGGTTATCGCAGGATGGGCCGGGCGCGATCCTGAAGCCATCATGCACCATATTAGTGAACTGGAAGTCCTGGGCGTGCCCCGCCCAAGTGCAGTGCCGCTGTTCTACCGCGTTGCGGCTAACCAACTGACACAAAATAAATCGGTAGAAGTCATTGGAACCGCCAGCTCTGGCGAGGCAGAAGTCTTTATTTTCACTCATCAAGGTGAGCTGTACGTCTCACTGGCTTCGGACCACACCGATCGCGAGTTGGAATCCCACAGTGTGGCGCTCTCCAAACAGCTGTGTGTGAAACCGGTGGCCACGGTGGCCTGGCGCATGAGTGAAGTGGCCGAGCATTGGGACCAGCTTGTTCTGCGCGCCTGGATAAAAGAAGAGGGCGAGTTCCGTTTATATCAGGAAGGCCCGCTGTCGAG contains:
- a CDS encoding GntR family transcriptional regulator, with the protein product MKTDVTETQERAVNEESGLSLNEQAYRRFKQALVTLSYKPGEYLNTAQVMNDLAMGRTPINQAIHRLSNEGLLQIIPRKGVMVSPLSVDDALELIEVRLANEMLCMRLASSRISAQDIASLEAINQQIEVATQQRDRDGMMLLDNQFHQQLAKIAGNKMLMDILSVLHAQAQRFWASSLSKEGHMQEVIEEHRAIINALAAQDAQAAADAAEVHILSFRHALLRG
- a CDS encoding DUF2848 domain-containing protein, with translation MKLTFSLPAILATEKPASPSAATLEVEIDRLVIAGWAGRDPEAIMHHISELEVLGVPRPSAVPLFYRVAANQLTQNKSVEVIGTASSGEAEVFIFTHQGELYVSLASDHTDRELESHSVALSKQLCVKPVATVAWRMSEVAEHWDQLVLRAWIKEEGEFRLYQEGPLSSLRKPDDLLNRYLNNGEVPADGLGMTCGTVSAIGGIRPATEFRMELVDEQLGRTISHTYQSIELPVVA